The following proteins are co-located in the Eptesicus fuscus isolate TK198812 chromosome 9, DD_ASM_mEF_20220401, whole genome shotgun sequence genome:
- the SMPDL3B gene encoding acid sphingomyelinase-like phosphodiesterase 3b isoform X1: MSLLKLLVLLAHWGVARAGPGRFWHISDLHLDPDYKVSTDPLKVCPSAGSQPVHNSGPWGDYLCDSPWVLINSSVYAMKEIEPEPDFIFWTGDDTPHVPNERLGEAAVLEIVERLTRLIREVFPEPSRPCRLHRTKGLLETFPQLRIGGSSLPHQFKITPCDTKVYAALGNHDFHPKSQLPAGSNNIYNQIAELWRPWLNNESIARFKEGAFYSEKLPGTTGRIVVLNTNLYYTSNEQTASLADPAQQFQWLEDVLSNASRAGEMVYIIGHVPPGFFEKKGNKMWFREGFNEKYLKVVQKHHRVIAGQFFGHNHLDSFRMFYDDAGAPISVMFLTPGVTPWKTTLPGVVNGANNPGIRVFRYDRATLSLQDMMTYFMNLSQANVQGTARWELEYQLTKAYAVPDAGARSMHDVLGRIASDQGTLQRYYVYNSVSYDTRACDHICRAEHVCALREVALDSYATCLRGPAAAPGPGLGLPLLLAAQLGLSAWLAW, encoded by the exons ATGAGCCTGCTCAAGCTGCTGGTGCTCCTGGCCCACTGGGGAGTCGCCAGGGCTGGACCAG GGAGGTTCTGGCACATCTCGGACCTGCACCTTGACCCTGACTACAAGGTGTCCACAGACCCCCTCAAGGTATGCCCATCAGCTGGCTCCCAGCCGGTGCACAACTCGGGCCCCTGGGGGGACTACCTCTGTGATTCCCCCTGGGTCCTCATCAACTCCTCCGTCTACGCCATGAAGGAGATCGAGCCGGAGCCAGACTTCATCTTCTGGACAGG TGATGACACCCCTCACGTGCCCAACGAGAGGCTGGGAGAAGCAGCTGTGCTGGAAATTGTGGAACGCCTGACCAGGCTCATCAGAGAGGTCTTCCCAG AGCCCTCAAGACCTTGCAGGCTACACAGGACAAAGGGTTTGTTAGAGACATTTCCCCAACTGAGAATTGGAGGCTCCAGCCTCCCTCATCAGTTCAAGATCACTCCCTGCG atACTAAAGTATACGCTGCTTTGGGAAACCATGACTTTCACCCCAAAAGCCAGCTCCCAGCGGGGAGCAACAATATCTACAATCAGATAGCAGAACTATGGAGACCCTGGCTCAATAATGAATCCATTGCTCGCTTCAAAGAAG GTGCGTTCTATTCTGAGAAGCTGCCGGGGACGACGGGGCGAATCGTGGTCCTCAACACCAATCTGTACTATACCAGCAATGAGCAGACGGCCAGCCTGGCTGACCCTGCCCAGCAGTTCCAGTGGCTGGAAGATGTGCTGAGCAACGCGTCCAGAGCTGGGGAGATG GTGTACATCAttggccacgtgcccccggggtTCTTTGAGAAGAAAGGGAACAAGATGTGGTTCCGGGAGGGATTCAACGAGAAGTACCTGAAGGTGGTCCAGAAGCATCATCGAGTCATCGCAGGGCAGTTCTTCGGGCACAATCACCTGGACAGCTTTCGGATGTTCTATGATGATGCAG GTGCCCCCATCAGTGTCATGTTCCTTACGCCGGGAGTCACCCCATGGAAAACCACATTACCCGGAGTAGTCAATGGGGCCAACAATCCAGGCATCCGAGTGTTCAGATACGACCGAGCCACGCTGAGCCTGCAG gaCATGATGACCTACTTCATGAACCTGAGCCAGGCGAACGTGCAGGGAACGGCGCGCTGGGAGCTCGAGTACCAGCTGACCAAGGCCTACGCGGTGCCCGACGCAGGCGCCCGCTCCATGCACGACGTGCTGGGCCGCATCGCCAGCGACCAGGGCACGCTGCAGCGCTACTATGTCTACAACTCGGTCAGCTACGACACGCGGGCCTGCGACCACATCTGCCGCGCCGAGCACGTGTGCGCGCTGCGCGAAGTGGCCTTGGACTCCTACGCCACCTGCCTGCGCGGCCCCGCCGCTGCGCCCGGGCCCGGGCTCGGGCTCCCGCTCCTGCTGGCAGCGCAGCTAGGCCTGAGCGCGTGGCTCGCATGGTGA
- the SMPDL3B gene encoding acid sphingomyelinase-like phosphodiesterase 3b isoform X2, translated as MSLLKLLVLLAHWGVARAGPGRFWHISDLHLDPDYKVSTDPLKVCPSAGSQPVHNSGPWGDYLCDSPWVLINSSVYAMKEIEPEPDFIFWTGDDTPHVPNERLGEAAVLEIVERLTRLIREVFPDTKVYAALGNHDFHPKSQLPAGSNNIYNQIAELWRPWLNNESIARFKEGAFYSEKLPGTTGRIVVLNTNLYYTSNEQTASLADPAQQFQWLEDVLSNASRAGEMVYIIGHVPPGFFEKKGNKMWFREGFNEKYLKVVQKHHRVIAGQFFGHNHLDSFRMFYDDAGAPISVMFLTPGVTPWKTTLPGVVNGANNPGIRVFRYDRATLSLQDMMTYFMNLSQANVQGTARWELEYQLTKAYAVPDAGARSMHDVLGRIASDQGTLQRYYVYNSVSYDTRACDHICRAEHVCALREVALDSYATCLRGPAAAPGPGLGLPLLLAAQLGLSAWLAW; from the exons ATGAGCCTGCTCAAGCTGCTGGTGCTCCTGGCCCACTGGGGAGTCGCCAGGGCTGGACCAG GGAGGTTCTGGCACATCTCGGACCTGCACCTTGACCCTGACTACAAGGTGTCCACAGACCCCCTCAAGGTATGCCCATCAGCTGGCTCCCAGCCGGTGCACAACTCGGGCCCCTGGGGGGACTACCTCTGTGATTCCCCCTGGGTCCTCATCAACTCCTCCGTCTACGCCATGAAGGAGATCGAGCCGGAGCCAGACTTCATCTTCTGGACAGG TGATGACACCCCTCACGTGCCCAACGAGAGGCTGGGAGAAGCAGCTGTGCTGGAAATTGTGGAACGCCTGACCAGGCTCATCAGAGAGGTCTTCCCAG atACTAAAGTATACGCTGCTTTGGGAAACCATGACTTTCACCCCAAAAGCCAGCTCCCAGCGGGGAGCAACAATATCTACAATCAGATAGCAGAACTATGGAGACCCTGGCTCAATAATGAATCCATTGCTCGCTTCAAAGAAG GTGCGTTCTATTCTGAGAAGCTGCCGGGGACGACGGGGCGAATCGTGGTCCTCAACACCAATCTGTACTATACCAGCAATGAGCAGACGGCCAGCCTGGCTGACCCTGCCCAGCAGTTCCAGTGGCTGGAAGATGTGCTGAGCAACGCGTCCAGAGCTGGGGAGATG GTGTACATCAttggccacgtgcccccggggtTCTTTGAGAAGAAAGGGAACAAGATGTGGTTCCGGGAGGGATTCAACGAGAAGTACCTGAAGGTGGTCCAGAAGCATCATCGAGTCATCGCAGGGCAGTTCTTCGGGCACAATCACCTGGACAGCTTTCGGATGTTCTATGATGATGCAG GTGCCCCCATCAGTGTCATGTTCCTTACGCCGGGAGTCACCCCATGGAAAACCACATTACCCGGAGTAGTCAATGGGGCCAACAATCCAGGCATCCGAGTGTTCAGATACGACCGAGCCACGCTGAGCCTGCAG gaCATGATGACCTACTTCATGAACCTGAGCCAGGCGAACGTGCAGGGAACGGCGCGCTGGGAGCTCGAGTACCAGCTGACCAAGGCCTACGCGGTGCCCGACGCAGGCGCCCGCTCCATGCACGACGTGCTGGGCCGCATCGCCAGCGACCAGGGCACGCTGCAGCGCTACTATGTCTACAACTCGGTCAGCTACGACACGCGGGCCTGCGACCACATCTGCCGCGCCGAGCACGTGTGCGCGCTGCGCGAAGTGGCCTTGGACTCCTACGCCACCTGCCTGCGCGGCCCCGCCGCTGCGCCCGGGCCCGGGCTCGGGCTCCCGCTCCTGCTGGCAGCGCAGCTAGGCCTGAGCGCGTGGCTCGCATGGTGA
- the XKR8 gene encoding XK-related protein 8 translates to MPCSLRAILLRDLILGVLGISAFLLHLGADLWAVSQYVRGGRYLWAALVLALLGLASVAHQVFSWVWLRADPAGLHSSQRSVRCLALLHLLQLGYLYRCMQGLQQGLLVWQQETPSQFDLAYADFLSLDISMLRLFETFLEKTPQLTLVLAIVLQSGRAEYYQWVGICTSFLGISWALLDYHRALRTCLPSKPVLGLGSSVIYFLWNLLLLWPRVLAVALFSALFPRYVALHFLGLWLVLLFWVWFQGTDFMPDPHSEWLYRATVATILYFSWFNVAEGHTRGRATIHLVFLLSDSTLMVVTWVTQSAWLPSGIPLQVLLPVGGISFLLGLVLRLVYYRWLHPSYPWEPAQVDGTPALRSLEYYELPKNRRMDHLARNFFPQGYEAALPWPGEVNGVL, encoded by the exons ATGCCCTGCTCACTCCGCGCCATCCTCCTCCGGGACCTGATCCTGGGCGTGTTGGGcatctctgccttcctcctccacctgggCGCCGACCTGTGGGCGGTGAGCCAGTATGTGCGCGGCGGGCGCTATCTGTGGGCCGCGCTGGTGCTGGCGCTGCTGGGTCTCGCCTCGGTCGCACATCAGGTCTTCAGCTGGGTCTGGCTGCGCGCCGACCCCGCCGGCCTGCACTCGTCTCAGCGCTCAGTCCGCTGCCTGGCGCTGCTCCACCTCCTGCAGCTGGGCTACCTGTACAG GTGCATGCAAGGGCTGCAGCAGGGGCTGCTGGTGTGGCAGCAGGAGACGCCCTCCCAGTTCGACTTGGCCTACGCCGACTTCCTCTCCCTGGACATCAGCATGCTGCGGCTCTTCGAGACCTTCCTGGAGAAGACGCCGCAGCTCACGCTGGTGCTGGCCATCGTGCTGCAGAGTGGCCGGGCCGAGTACTACCAGT GGGTTGGCATCTGCACGTCCTTCCTGGGTATCTCCTGGGCCCTGCTTGACTACCACCGGGCCTTGCGCACCTGCCTCCCCTCCAAGCCTGTCCTGGGGCTGGGCTCTTCCGTGATCTACTTCCTGTGGAACCTGCTGCTGCTGTGGCCCCGCGTCCTGGCTGTGGCCCTGTTCTCGGCTCTCTTCCCCCGCTACGTGGCTCTGCACTTCTTGGGCCTGTGGCTGGTGCTGCTGTTCTGGGTCTGGTTTCAGGGCACCGATTTTATGCCGGATCCCCACTCTGAGTGGCTCTACCGGGCCACGGTGGCCACCATCCTTTATTTCTCCTGGTTCAATGTGGCTGAGGGTCACACTCGAGGCCGTGCCACCATCCACCTGGTGTTTCTCCTGAGTGACAGCACTCTCATGGTGGTCACCTGGGTGACGCAGAGTGCATGGCTGCCCAGTGGGATCCCGCTGCAGGTGTTGCTGCCTGTGGGCGGCATCAGCTTCCTTTTGGGTCTGGTTCTGCGGCTTGTCTACTACCGCTGGCTGCACCCCAGCTACCCCTGGGAGCCTGCCCAGGTGGACGGGACCCCCGCCCTCCGCTCCCTCGAGTACTATGAGCTGCCTAAGAACAGGCGCATGGACCATTTGGCTCGGAATTTTTTCCCCCAAGGCTATGAGGCTGCTTTGCCATGGCCGGGGGAGGTAAATGGGGTCCTCTGA